A window of the Helianthus annuus cultivar XRQ/B chromosome 4, HanXRQr2.0-SUNRISE, whole genome shotgun sequence genome harbors these coding sequences:
- the LOC110937813 gene encoding keratin, type I cytoskeletal 9-like, whose protein sequence is MTGRGRVPSPGDVSKGGRGRVPSPRDVSSGGRGRVPSPGDASSGVHGRGRGHASAPSGGRGLESGGGHGRGSEFGGGRGRGSESGGGRGRGSESGGGRGRGLESGGGRGRGLESGGGRGRASEFGGGRGRASESGGEHGKALDSSGGHQRGSESGAGRGWASDSNVGGVRASGASHGHGRGKVLELSPGFSRTLGCGYAGSSSRTGNADPILID, encoded by the coding sequence ATGACCGGGCGTGGACGTGTCCCTTCTCCGGGGGATGTATCAAAAGGTGGGCGTGGACGTGTACCTTCTCCAAGGGATGTATCAAGTGGTGGGCGTGGACGTGTCCCTTCTCCGGGGGATGCATCAAGTGGTGTGCATGGGCGTGGGCGTGGGCATGCATCTGCCCCTAGTGGTGGGCGGGGGTTGGAGTCAGGTGGTGGACATGGGCGGGGTTCGGAGTTTGGTGGTGGACGTGGGCGGGGTTCGGAGTCTGGTGGTGGACGTGGGCGGGGTTCGGAGTCTGGTGGTGGACGTGGGAGGGGTTTGGAGTCTGGTGGTGGACGTGGGAGGGGTTTGGAGTCCGGTGGTGGACGTGGGAGGGCGTCGGAGTTCGGTGGTGGACGTGGGCGGGCGTCGGAGTCCGGTGGTGAACATGGGAAGGCGTTAGACTCtagtggtggacatcagcgggggTCGGAATCTGGTGCTGGACGTGGGTGGGCATCAGACTCCAATGTTGGAGGTGTGCGAGCATCAGGAGCTAGTCATGGTCATGGAAGGGGCAAGGTTTTAGAGTTGAGTCCTGGGTTTAGTAGGACATTAGGTTGCGGATATGCTGGGAGTAGTAGTCGTACTGGTAACGCTGATCCTATATTGATTGATTAA